A stretch of DNA from Thunnus thynnus chromosome 16, fThuThy2.1, whole genome shotgun sequence:
AAACTTTGAGCTATTAAAGGTGTTGGGCACAGGAGGTGAGTAAAATTGATAAActagtctctctccctctcgagCAGAACATGACATTCAGATGATGCCAGTCTGGCATcttatatttgtctttttggaATGATAAACATGTCATACTCTGTTTAAGGCTTTGCTCTGCGCTTGAACTTTGTcttctgtcttttgtttattttattcacaaGCGTACGGCAAGGTGTTCCTGGTGAGGAAAGTGAGTGGTCATGATGCAGGGAAGCTGTACGCCATGAAGGTTTTGAAGAAAGCCACCATTGTACAAAAGGCAAAGACTGCTGAACACACACGGACGGAACGGCAAGTGCTGGAGCACATCCGCCAGTCTCCGTTTCTCGTCACACTCCACTATGCCTTCCAGACGGACACCAAGCTGCACCTCATTCTCGGTTAgcatattttatgtaaaacctGTCCAGTGCTCGGCATTTACACTTCTGTGTTATGTTTATACAAGCAAAAGAAATGGTTAATGATTACCTTTAACCCACTGAAAGAGAGGTATTGTCATCTGCTGAATGAATCCGCATAAGCAAAAAGTATTTGCCCTTCTCTGTAGAGAAACttgcattatttatatataaatatttcattgttACATGATGTCTTCCGTCGTAGATTATGTAAACGGTGGGGAGCTCTTCACACACTTGGTGCAAAGGGTGCGTTTCAAGGAGCAAGAAGTAGCCCTGTACAGCGGAGAGATAGTGTTGGCACTGGAGCATCTGCACAAGGTGAGTCTCTGATGGTCAGCTGTGTCTGTTCAGAAGTTATTTATCGTTTTATAACTATAATGAccctcattttttttgtttttttgttgcagcTTGGGATTGTCTACCGGGACCTGAAGCTTGAGAATATTTTACTCGATTCAAGCGGTCATATTGTTCTCACAGACTTTGGCCTTAGTAAAGAATTCGATCAGGTATGTGTCAACAGTACGTGTTTAATCTTCTCAGTCCTTATACTTCTCACGAAGGACTGTGAAAGTTGATGGAAGCTTAACTTCAAAATCATAACTTAAATTGACTTATTAGTGTGTTCTTATAATaggtttagaaaaaaaaaaaaaacagtggttTTGTTTCTCAATCAGTCATCACactatttttacagttttcacaTGATAGaaatctgtatttgtgtttttcgtGTGAGCCCCTCATGCTGGTTTGAAGTGGGCATGTTCAGTTGGAAAAAAGGTGATGTAATGTACTTCCATGCACCAATCAGAATTTAGCAACATTTGTATCAAAATCTGATGACAGCTGTGGGTTTTTTTCAATTGTTGCCAGGcgactgtcaatcaaatctgatcaaaccacccACACTCAGTCCTGACAAAACAGATTagctgaggtttttttttttactattaaactctaaataaataatacacaaacatctttttctGAATTTTAACTTTGATTATGACTAATTTAGTCTTTCAGGGGCTTTAATCTTGTACAGTTCTGTCATATTTCTGGCTACTTGCAGGCATTTTCCAACACATGGTAGTTTTGGCATGCAAAACCCAAGATCCtctgtattttttgtgttatatttggcttctaaaatgtgtgtgttgatgcgtgtgtgtgtgtgtgtgtgtgttttttaaaacagatgGAAAGGGCCTTTTCTGTCTGTGGCACCATCGAATATATGGCTCCAGAAATTGTGGAAGGAGGAGAGTCTGGACATGACAAGGTAATCTGTAGTCCGTTTGATCAAGTCAAGCGACCCAGAGTCCCCTCTCTGTACTCCTGAATGTGTGCGCTCTCCAGTGAGATTGTTCTTTTTAGTCTGCTAAGCCAAAGTCACGGGTGGGTGCTCTCATGCATTCCAGGCGGTGGACTGGTGGAGTCTCGGCGTGTTGATGTACGAGCTTTTGACTGGCGGATCACCCTTCACTGTTGATGGAGATGAgaactcacacacagacattgcCAAGTATGGATTCTCCCTGATCATcagccacattttttttttcatctctcctTCAGTTGTAATCATTCTACAACACTGACCATATTTGTCTCACACATCACAGGAGGATTTCAAAAAAGGATCCTCCTTTCCCCAAAGATATGGGACCACTGGCCAAAGACCTCATCCAGCGACTCCTCATCAAAGATCCAAAGAAGAGATTAGGCTCAGGTCCTAATGGAGCAGAGAATGTAAAGAAACACCCGTTTTACCAGGTGGATCTCATTGCCTGTCTTGTTTATTCCATAATATTTAGAAAAACTAAACGGTCAGGATGGGATGTTAATATACATAATGGGGCCTCTTTGAGTGAGTAATATTTAGGAAAATAGAGTAGAGTGTAAACTTTGTTAATAAGGATTGGAACGGaccacaatgttttttttttctttttttaaactctctttAGAAAATTAACTGGGAAGACTTGGCAGCTAAGAAGGTGCCTGCGCCGTTCAAGCCCGTGATCCGGGACGAGCTGGACGTCAGCAACTTTGCAGACGAGTTCACAGAGATGGACCCCACCTACTCCCCTGCAGCTCTGCCTCAGAACTGTGACCGCATCTTCCAGGTGAGAGGAAAGGGATATTAAACAACcagactatttttttttttttgtttacagacAGGAATGTTCCTTTTGTGCTCCGTGCACAGGTCATCGCACAGGACAACATCggtatttgcatttgttttgttccGATGTTTGTCTGAGCTTTGGTTGCAGGCTGTGTGAAATGTTGACACGGGTGTAAAATCGCATTATACATTACCCACTTTTTGTCTGTGACTATATTTGACATACTCCACAGCAATTGAAGTAATCAAGTGAAGTTTTGAATGTCCTCAAAAGGTTGCTGTAAGTCAACATGAGACTGTCTGTATGCTTTGGTATTCAAATTGACTAAAGGGTCTTTTATTGAAGTAATTGCTGCCATATGCAGCTCTTATTGAAGTAACAGATGTGAATGACTATTTTTGATGTAGCTTTGAACCATAATATGGCCCACAACTCCGTGCCAGCTGATGCTGTCTGATGTATTGCATGAAATTTCAACTCTGATTGCCTTCTGGATCCTTGAGCTCGGTAGATCAATAGATCCATTAACTGGCTTCTCTCATGGAATAAAAGGTTACACTTTGAGAGCATCACCACGTCTGTCTCGGTTACGCCTTCAGTCTTTGATTGCCAACTTCATCTTGGCTTTTTTCGCTCTCAGCTGCCATTCACATAGTCTGAAATTTTGTGGTCTTTATAATTTGCAAGCCTAGCAATCTCTGAGATAACGACAGCAATCCCAATTTTATACCGTGCACTTGCTCCCCCACGGTGcctcacaaaacaaaattaaaattgcATTAAGAGCGCCAAGATGTAATTTCACAGCAGAGCAATCAAATATTCAAGCCCGGCAATTTAGGGCATCTCATTCATTCAACATCCATCCTTCCGTCCATCCATGGCTGTCACTACATAccacacagctgtgtgtgtgtatctgtgtaaaagggagagagagattaatGCCAACTTAGAGCTCTGGGGTCCCCACAGCTGGAATTAAGCAGGCAGCGCTTCACAATGACAGGTCTAACAATAGGAACAGCTGGACAGCTTCTGTCAGTCACAAAATTACCAGAATTGGACTTATTGTTTGATATAGAAACATTTGAggaaaaaatgcacaataatttttacaataaatatgtaactatatatatataaatctataagtatgtaaaatacattataTGTGCCCATATAAGTCAAATGTCATCAGTAGGATGTTGATACTTACAGTATTTTCTGAGGCTTTAAACTGCATCAACGGAAgtttcctttctctctgtccataTAGCTCAGCTACACTTAATGTCATGGTGAAATGTAAACACCTAAAGTTCATGTGTGTCCGTGCAGGGCTACTCTTTCATGGCCCCCTCCATCCTGTTTAAGAGGAATGTGGTGATGGACGACCCTGTCCAGCTGTGTGGAGGCTGTGAGAGGCCGGGCTCTGCTGCAGTGGCCCGCAGCGCCATGATGAAGGTAAGATGAATGGACTTGGATCCCCCTGTACAAACACACTTAAGCTAATGGCTGCTGTCAAAGACagatgcaatttttttttttttttacttcctctCCATTCtacacaaacttttttttttttttcctacttcaCTTGTGTTACTGTACTCGGATTCAGTTTGGACAAGCCTGTTTATTTAATGATGTTTATCATGAATGCACTTGTGTGTCTATGTAACGTAATGCTTTTTGAGAAGATTGTAGTGCATTACTTCTACTACACTTATTGAGTTTGAAGTTTTCTCATTAACATCCTGGGTACACACATGTttagacattttgaaaaaaatattgtgttaaTATAAGTGATATGAAATTGAACTGTTTGACAAACTTTATCATTATCAGAATTTGGCATCAGATTTATTATATTTgaagtagagctgcaaagattagtcgATTAAATGATTAGTTCCCAATTATTGAAtgaattgccaactattttgataatcatttgattaatcgtttggagtcattttttaagaaaaaagctgattccagcttctcgaatgtgaatattttctggtttattcagtcttctatgatagtaaactgaatatcttttggttgtgaactgttgttcaggacaaaagaagacattcaaGGACATCCCCATGGGCTGTGGGAAACAGTCATTGagatttttcacctttttttgacattttatggaccaaaccactaattgattaatcgataattaaaataatcattagtcgcAGCCCAGTGGGGATTGTAATATATTTCAGTCTAGCACACAGGAGTGTTTTAACAATGCCTTGACTGATCTTGAGTTAATCAACAAAATCTTGGAATGATTAAATCTATTAAATTGAATTTTCAGTTACACATTGATAAACAGTAAAGTAACTGTGTGCTACGAATGTGCTCAGAATTCCAATAAAGTCTCAGCCCAGGTCAGCTCTCAGTCGTTATGTCATTTCCTGCAAACAAAAAGCTAGTTTGTCATGTAGTGATTTTTGGAAAGCTAAATTTAGACTGTAAAATCTTGGTTTCTTGTTTCATTGTACCAAACCACTTTCATGTTTATTCTTTTGTACTCAAATGACTTCTGACAACATTACACAACAATGCTATTGTTCTGGGTTCTTCCTTAGAATGGTTTTCATGAACTTCtacaatatatattatacaaaaGAGTGCATTTAATTAAAGACGTAACAACATTGAAGTAATTATTCAATTGAGATCGGTCGCTATTATTTGGTCCACTGTTCTCGTCTGCAGGACTCACCTTTCTATATGAGTTACGAGATGGACCTGAAAGACAGCGCTCTGGGCGAGGGTAGCTTCTCCATCTGCAGACGGTGCACACACAAGAAGACCGGACAGAAATACGCAGTCAAGATCGTCAGCAAGAGGTACGAGCCTGCAGCCCGCCGAGTCGTGTTTGTCCAGCTAGGTGCTAGATTTGGCTCGATGCGATGTTTATAGTCTCAGTGGATAAATCTGTTGGCCACCCGTCTTCCTCTTCCTGGCAGAAATTGTGGCAGTTGTCAGGCAACAAAcaacatcttaaaaaaaaaaagtgaaatggaAATACATCTCTGCCCACAAACCTGGTTGTTTTTACAGGCAAACAAATTGAGCTTTGATCACATGTGTTGACTGCAGGATGTT
This window harbors:
- the rps6ka5 gene encoding ribosomal protein S6 kinase alpha-5; the encoded protein is MPSPMEGSSREGDLFTVKHELKNANLTGHVERVGIENFELLKVLGTGAYGKVFLVRKVSGHDAGKLYAMKVLKKATIVQKAKTAEHTRTERQVLEHIRQSPFLVTLHYAFQTDTKLHLILDYVNGGELFTHLVQRVRFKEQEVALYSGEIVLALEHLHKLGIVYRDLKLENILLDSSGHIVLTDFGLSKEFDQMERAFSVCGTIEYMAPEIVEGGESGHDKAVDWWSLGVLMYELLTGGSPFTVDGDENSHTDIAKRISKKDPPFPKDMGPLAKDLIQRLLIKDPKKRLGSGPNGAENVKKHPFYQKINWEDLAAKKVPAPFKPVIRDELDVSNFADEFTEMDPTYSPAALPQNCDRIFQGYSFMAPSILFKRNVVMDDPVQLCGGCERPGSAAVARSAMMKDSPFYMSYEMDLKDSALGEGSFSICRRCTHKKTGQKYAVKIVSKRMEAQTQREIAALKLCDGHPNIVKLHEIYHDQLHTYLVLELLGGGELLERIRRKQHFSETEASRIMRKLVSAVSHMHDVGVVHRDLKPENLLFTDESENSEIKIIDFGFARLKPPDNQLLKTPCFTLQYAAPEILKYDGYDESCDLWSLGVILYTMLSGQVPFQCQEKSLTHTSAEEIMKKIKQGDFSFEGEAWRNVSQQAKDLIQELLTVDPNKRIKMCGLRYNAWLQDDSQLSSNPLMTPDILGSSTASVHTYVKATFNAFNKCKREGFRLQTVDKAPLAKRRKMKKTSTSTETRSSSSESTHSSSSSSQSQEKTFSEGDANPQPSNSTPLTTPANTPVALGMDSVHQPAPPAFHFSEGQ